From a single Ascaphus truei isolate aAscTru1 chromosome 2, aAscTru1.hap1, whole genome shotgun sequence genomic region:
- the LOC142488839 gene encoding uncharacterized protein LOC142488839, which produces MALVAPGGHVSPEMEQVSSPGSASSTLLEEHHGDEDDEYDEDDATEETEIQSCDHEEVPIETVVPPNRPSTSTYDAIVASEGKIVDAENRRHSDMMTVLERMIGLQEETVSQLAHLHRVFIEVPKQLQKINTSFEALVVQQTQANYWRMTNVPQFNTSQPGSVHAGQFSPHSSDIHSPGPNVTGQVADIAVQVPDDILPLPSVQIQQQTPTKEATKTKQDTHETDQPSLVQCLPTCSHVSLGTSPVREQSLPKSPVGESLPKSPVGESLPKSPVGESLPKSPVGESLPKSPVGESLPTSPVGESLATSPVGESLATSPVGEQSLATSPAREVPEATQSGSVVPKVGGKRKRKIQETTSRPVTRSQKEQKK; this is translated from the exons atggcgctgG ttgcccctggaggacatgtgtcacctgagatggaacaagtgtcttcacctgggtcagccagctcaacactactagaag aacatcatggtgatgaggatgatgagtatgatgaggatgacgccacagaagagactgaaatacaatcatgtgaccatgaagaggtgccaatagaaactgttgtaccgccaaatcgtccatcaacttccacatacgatgcaattgtagcttcagagggaaaaatagtggacgcagaaaatcgtcgccattcagacatgatgacagtgctggaaaggatgattggactgcaggaagaaacagtatcacaattggcacatctccacagagtcttcattgaagtgcctaaacagttgcaaaaaatcaacacctcattcgaagcattagttgttcagcaaacacaagctaattactggagaatgactaatgtaccacaattcaacacctcccagccaggatctgttcatgcaggtcagttttcaccacattcatctgatattcattcaccaggcccaaatgttaccggtcaagtagcagacattgctgtgcaggttcctgatgacatcctaccgctgccatctgtacaaattcagcagcagacacctacaaaggaggcgacaaaaacaaaacaagacacacatgaaacagaccaaccatcacttgtgcagtgtctaccaacttgctcacatgtgtcactgggcacaagccctgtccgtgaacagtcactacccaaaagccctgtaggtgagtcgctgcccaaaagccctgtaggtgaatcgctgcccaaaagccctgtaggtgagtcgctgcccaaaagccctgtaggtgaatcgctgcccaaaagccctgtaggtgaatcactgcccacaagccctgtaggtgagtcactggccacaagccctgtaggtgagtcactggccacaagccccgtaggtgaacagtcactggccacaagccctgcccgtgaagtgccagaggccactcaaagtggctctgttgtgcctaaagttggtggcaaaagaaaaaggaaaattcaagagacaacaagcaggcctgttactcgctcgcaaaaggaacaaaaaaaataa